One window of the Pararge aegeria chromosome 22, ilParAegt1.1, whole genome shotgun sequence genome contains the following:
- the LOC120633936 gene encoding protein male-specific lethal-3: protein MVSTRGVRYKFSEGERVLCYEPDPTKAKVLYDSKVLEVIESKDKRGRRTVEYLIHFQGWNSSWDRCVSEDFVLKDTEENRQLQRDLAEKSQLQLGAYLYRRERKKGNSTTSGSGPAKRPRHGFSDDGSSSSTQPDPDEAEGETGDTDSSSGSASSNQPNSPPNSNAGRASIILPSALRDRLTFDYHLVVKRGRLSRLPATPCAAQILESFVKWFARAGAWNPPRARHDPTHKPDMLDVSCRLNLLREVADGLRVYFDFILRGHLLYKQEADQYYEMCGQYIDEPDIKTEPDDEDEENQDPSQDDVDATAESVEEDLKSPKVPEYAHLPPDPENAENGEEPAPENIEAEAEAEAEAEAEEEVAEDAEAQAEAEAETEKAESEETREQSSEGTRSSPRHEDTTKREPRAAPRSRSLARRLRSHKSAVSQSENEEPAPSTSTGEQRTFETLSSSVGSSGSSMSESWARPARPPPTPATPARNPLSQLLDKVAKWQLIPREDTEHLPCRVYGAIHLARLFVKLPDFLNATQMPDFKLKLILKHIDMFVQYLDEHNEWFGEMFYITDGVSRSH from the exons ATGGTTTCAACGAGAGGTGTACGCTATAAGTTCAGCGAAGGCGAGCGTGTGTTATGTTATGAGCCAGATCCTACGAAAGCAAAAGTTTTGTATGATTCAAAG GTTTTGGAGGTAATAGAGAGTAAAGATAAGAGAGGACGGCGAACTGTCGAATATCTGATACATTTCCAAGGTTGGAATTCCTCTTGGGACCGCTGTGTGAGTGAAGACTTTGTGCTCAAGGACACAGAAGAGAACAGGCAGTTGCAGAGAGATCTTGCTGAAAAATCACAGCttcaatt AGGAGCTTACTTGTACAGACGAGAACGCAAAAAAGGAAACAGTACAACCTCAGGTTCAGGGCCAGCTAAAAGACCCCGCCATGGCTTCAGTGATGATGGGTCTTCCAGTAGCACACAACCTGATCCAGACG AAGCAGAAGGCGAAACAGGTGACACAGACTCCTCTTCAGGGTCTGCATCCAGTAATCAACCCAATTCTCCTCCCAACTCTAATGCTGGCAGAGCTAGTATAATATTACCTTCTGCTCTGAg GGATCGCTTGACATTCGACTACCATCTGGTAGTGAAACGTGGCAGGTTGTCCAGACTGCCTGCGACGCCGTGCGCTGCCCAGATTCTTGAGTCCTTCGTAAAATGGTTTGCGCGCGCTGGCGCGTGGAACCCGCCCCGCGCGAGGCACGATCCCACACACAAGCCAGACATGCTTGATGTTTCATGCAG GTTAAATTTACTCAGAGAAGTGGCAGATGGGTTGAGAGTCTACTTCGATTTCATACTCCGCGGGCACCTATTGTACAAACAGGAAGCTGATCAGTATTACGAGATGTGCGGCCAATATATCGACGA ACCTGATATAAAGACAGAGCCCGACGATGAGGACGAAGAGAACCAGGATCCATCGCAAGACGACGTGGACGCTACGGCGGAATCGGTAGAAGAGGACCTAAAAAGCCCCAAGGTTCCCGAATACGCGCATTTACCGCCAGACCCGGAAAACGCAGAAAACGGAGAag aGCCAGCCCCGGAAAACATAGAAGCCGAAGCAGAAGCAGAAGCGGAAGCGGAAGCGGAAGAAGAGGTGGCAGAGGACGCGGAAGCGCAGGCAGAGGCGGAAGCGGAAACAGAAAAGGCGGAAAGCGAAGAGACGAGAGAACAAAGCAGCGAAGGTACCAGAAGTTCGCCGAGGCACGAAGACACCACGAAGCGGGAGCCGCGGGCTGCACCGCGATCACGCAGCCTCGCTAGAAG ACTCCGTTCACACAAGTCGGCTGTTTCGCAGTCAGAAAACGAAGAACCAGCGCCCTCTACCTCAACGGGGGAACAACGAACTTTTGAAACACTATCTTCGAG tgttggCAGCAGTGGGTCATCGATGAGCGAGAGTTGGGCGCGACCCGCTCGCCCGCCGCCGACCCCCGCCACGCCCGCAAGAAATCCCCTCTCGCAACTCCTCGATAAG GTAGCAAAATGGCAATTAATACCGCGCGAAGATACGGAACACCTTCCCTGTAGAGTTTACGGAGCCATCCATCTAGCAAGACTCTTTG TAAAGCTGCCGGACTTTTTAAATGCAACACAGATGCCcgattttaaattgaaacttatattaaaacatatagaTATGTTTGTACA GTACCTGGATGAGCACAACGAGTGGTTCGGAGAAATGTTTTACATAACTGACGGAGTGTCGCGGTCGCACTGA
- the LOC120633674 gene encoding larval cuticle protein A2B-like, giving the protein MVFKFVILASIAVAANAGLLPASPYAAYAAAPAYHAAGPIAYAAPVAKYAAVAPVAARVEEYDPHPQYSFAYDVQDSLTGDSKTQHETRDGDVVQGSYSVVDPDGTKRTVEYTADPHNGFNAVVHREPVAVKAAPVAYAAPIARVAPVGYAAAPVGYAAAPVIHAAPIAKFAAPVAYSAPIYHH; this is encoded by the exons ATGGTTTTCaag tttgtAATCCTTGCCAGCATCGCGGTGGCCGCCAACGCTGGTTTGCTACCAGCCAGCCCCTACGCCGCCTACGCCGCAGCCCCTGCGTATCACGCGGCTGGTCCAATAGCCTACGCAGCTCCCGTAGCCAAATATGCAGCCGTCGCACCCGTTGCTGCACGCGTGGAGGAATATGACCCCCACCCACAATACAGCTTCGCTTACGACGTCCAAGACAGTCTCACAGGTGATTCAAAGACTCAACACGAGACTCGTGACGGCGATGTTGTCCAGGGCTCCTACTCCGTTGTCGACCCCGACGGTACCAAGCGTACCGTTGAGTACACTGCTGACCCCCACAACGGATTCAACGCGGTCGTCCACAGGGAACCCGTTGCAGTGAAAGCCGCTCCAGTGGCTTATGCCGCCCCTATTGCAAGAGTTGCTCCCGTTGGCTACGCAGCTGCCCCCGTTGGCTACGCCGCTGCCCCCGTGATACACGCTGCTCCCATTGCCAAATTCGCCGCCCCAGTCGCTTACTCTGCCCCAATCTACCACCACTAA